A stretch of DNA from Endomicrobiales bacterium:
AACTTACTCCCTTGTAATAAAGGAAGTGTTCTATCTTTGGGTCAACAGTTATTGGAATTTTATTTTTTTTGGCAAGTGTTATGGCTTTTTTCAGAACCGGAGCATTTATTACGCCTTTACCGTAGTCAGATATTATTACAGCATCAACTTCTTTTAAAACACTTGTAATTTTAGAAATTATTTCGTCTATGATTTTGTTTGAGAAATTCCCCTTAACTTCTTTATCAACTCGCACAATTTGTTGGTGAGATGCGATTATTCTGGTTTTTACTATTGTTGGCCTTGCGCTATCTTGCACAAGATATTTTGTGGAAATTCCTCTTTGAGAGAGTTCTTCTTTTAATAAATGCCCGTCTTGGTCTGCGCCGTAAACGCCTATTACTGACACTTGCGCGCCAAAAGCTGTTATGTTATTTGCCACATTGCCGGCACCGCCAAGTGCTCCGCTTTCTCTTTTAACTTCAACAACAGGAACAGGAGCCTCAGGAGATATTCTTGATACCTTTCCCCAAACAAAGCGATCAAGCATTAAATCGCCTATTACAAGAATCTTCTTTTGTGCAAATTTGTTGATTGCGGCAAGCAGCTTCTTTTTATCCATAACAACCTCAAAATAATAATTTATTTTTAGATTCTACCAAATTCTCAGTAAATTTTCCATTTATAGAAATAAAAAGAAGAGGCCCCTCTTTTGTGTTAAAAAGAGGGGCCTCTAAAAGTACTTTATTGCACCCCACTTACATTATAAATAACATTTCTGCATAAGTTGGCATTGGCCAAAGTTCTCTTGGCATTACACCTTCCAATGCATCAACTATTCTGCGCAATTCAATCATACCATCAACCATTTTAAGCGCGTCATGGCCGCCGTTAGCTCTTTCAAGCTTTTTAAGTTCTGTAATACCATTTTCAAACAACTCGCTAACTTCTGACAGTAAAGATTGTGTGTTTTCTATATTTTGACCAACACTTTTCATATTTGCTACTGCAAGTGCCAACTCATTTTGATACTTAACAACAGCAGGTATAATAAGAGTTTTTACCATGTCAATAGAAACACCAGTTTCAAACTTTATTATTTTTTCATACTGCTCTTTGTAAATCTCATAGCGAGAGTGCAACTCGACTTTTGAAAGAACTTTATATTTCTCAAACAACTCTATAGCAGATGGTTTCGCAAACTCTTCTAAGGCTGCTGGTGTATTTTTTAGGTTTGGCAAACCGCGTTCTTCTGCCTCTTTATGCCAATCCTCCGTATAGTTATCCCCGTTGAACAAAACTCTCTTGTGATTCTTAACTATCTTTTGAAGTATCTTTTGCAAAGCTTGGTTAAAGTTGGCTCCTTTTGTATTTGCCGCTTCAAGCTCCGTGCAAAGCTCATCTAAAGATTCAGCCATTATTGTGTTTAACACGATATTTGAACCAGAGCAGCTTTGATTTGAACCAACAGCACGGAACTCAAACTTATTTCCAGTAAAAGCAAATGGAGAAGTTCTGTTGCGGTCGGTAACATCACGATCAAGTTTTGGTAATGCAGTTACACCAACTTCTAAAGTGCCGCCTTCTTTTGATGTTTTTGCACCACCTTTTTCTATTTGCTCAATGATATCGGTGAGCTGTTCTCCAAGAAATATAGAAATGATTGCAGGTGGGGCTTCATTTGCACCAAGACGGTGATCATTACCGGCAGTTGCAACAGTAGCACGCAGTAAACCTGCATTTTTATCTATAGCTCTTATAAGAGCACAAATAACTGCAAGGAACTTTGCGTTTTCATGCGGGTTATCACCTGGGGTAAGCCAGTTTTTGCCATCAGCTCCGCAAATTGACCAGTTATTGTGTTTGCCAGAACCATTTATACCCGCAAATGGCTTTTCGTGCAGGAGACAGACAAAACCGTGCTTGTCCGCAACTTGGCGAAGAGTTTCCATTGTTAACATATTATGGTCTATTGCGTGATTTTGTTCTTCAAATATCGGAGCAATTTCGAACTGGGCTGGTGCAACTTCATTGTGCCTTGTTTTTGAAGGTATACCAAGCTTCCAAAGTTCGCGGTCCAACTCTTCCATAAAAGCAAGCACACGCGGTTTTATTGCACCAAAATAGTGGTCTTCCATTTGCTGATGTTTGGCCGGCCTTGCACCAAAAAGCGTTCTGCCTGTTTGAATAAGGTCTAAACGTTGCAAATAAAACTCTTTGTCAATAAGGAAGTACTCTTGTTCCGGTCCAAGTGTTGCATATGGTCTGATACCTTGTGACTTTACACCAAAAAGTTTTCCAACACGCAATAACTGTTTTGAAAGAGCATCTATTGAACGAAGCAGTGGTGTTTTTTTATCTAATGCTTCACCATTGTAAGAATAAAAAGCTGTTGGTATGCAAAGTACTGCACCAGTCTCGCTTTCTTTTACGAATGCCGGGCTGGTTGGATCCCATGCTGTGTATCCACGAGCTTCAAATGTTGCACGCAATCCGCCAGAAGGAAAACTTGAAGCATCCGGCTCACCCTGAATAAGTTCTTTGCCGGAAAACTTCATAACAACCCCGCCTTCGCCATCGGTAGAAATAAATGAATCGTGTTTTTCTGCCGTGGTGCCGGTTAGTGGCTGAAACCAGTGAGTAAAGTGTGTTGCACCCTTTGCTACTGCCCATTTTCTCATAGCTACAGCGACTTCATCGGCAATTTTACAGTCTATTGTACGGCCTTCTTTAATTGTTGCGGATAAAGATGCAAAAGTTTTTGGTGAAAGGTACTTATGCATATTCTTTAAACCAAAAACATTTTCACCATAAAGCTTTTCAATACCAGTTTTGGTATTAACATTTTTTGACTTCTTCATTTTATTTTCTCCTTACCCATACAAGCGATGGGCTTATTGCACCCAAAAAAAGTAAGCGCGCTGAAGATTACAAACAATTTTTGCAGTAACAACCAAAAACCAAAAATAAATTCGCCTTTGAACCTACTTATTCAAAACATGTTCATCATTGAACTTGTCTGAGCGGTTTTTGTTTTAACTGCTATCTAAATTAACTTATATTGTACAAATTTTTGGTATTATACATTATTTAATTGTAAATTTAGCGTAAGTAACCTGTTAAAAATTAGTTTGAATATTTTTCAAGTATGGCATAAATGGAGCCAATGGCTATCTTTGAACGCAATAAAACCGGCATTTTTCTGCTATCGGCAGTAAGCCAAACCCAAAGTTTTCCCTTTGCCTGAAATATGCCGGCATTCTCACGCACAGCAGGTATAACTACAAAGCACTCAAACTCGCCCGCGGTAACTTTAACTTTCTCCTTTTTTACAACTTCAACAGTTAACGGCCATGCACTATTACCTGTGTGAGCATCAATACTATAACTTTTGCCAACTTCAAGTTCTTTGGTTCTTAGATAATAAAGAGCCGAAAGCACATCTTGCACCCAAAGCGGTATATTGCCAGCTTTATTGGGCTCCTCAATACATGAAAACTTTCCATTTGGCTGATCGTAAATTGTGGTTTCATTTTTCTTATAGCCACCCTCAGAGATATGTGAGGCGAATTTAAGAGTGCATAAACTTTGAGTGTCTATCCAAGACTCATTTGTATCGCGCACTTTAAAAAATGTGTCAAAAAATGGGGCAGTATTTGCCTCGGTATAAATATGATATGCTTCTCTTTTGCTAACTTCGTCTACACCCATTACCTGCATTTTTGCTGAGCCGACATTTATAAACTTCCAATTAACCGAAAATTCTAATTTTTCATTTGAGCCAAAAGCGCTGTTTTTCTCGGTGCGCCAAATAAACTCTGTCGGCGCAATCTGCGTACTTATAACTTCTTGATCAACTTGAATATTTTCTATTGGAGCAGGCGGTATGTAGAGTGTGTTGCCATATTTTATTGTATAGCTTTTAGTTGATACATCAATACCAAATGAAGTTAACACAAAAAATGTAATCAACAATATTACGATTGAGCAATCTTTAACAATCCACTTTGCAGCACTAAGAATATTTTTTGTTATTTTATCAGGCTTTTGGACGCTGTTTTTTGACAGGGTGTTTTTATGTCCGTATTTACCATGCCCGCTTAGCACTAAAACCCCCTTTCCACCCATATTTTTTGCAAGCATAAAATCGGCAGGATGATCACCAATAACATAGGATTTTTTTAGGTTTATTTTGTGCTCTCTTTGAGCCCTTTTAACCATTGCAGTTTTTGGTTTTCTGCAAGAGCAATTATCATCTGGCCCGTGAGAGCAGTAATAAATACCATCAACCCAAGTCCCTTTTTGGGACAGTTTTTTTTCTAAGCTATCATGAATTTGTAAAAGTTTTTTTTCGCTAAAATAGCCCCTTGCTATACCAGATTGATTTGTAACAATAAAAATTTTAAACCCTTTGGTACGCAAAAGTTTAATCGCCTCAATGGCACCCTTTATAAATTTCAGATCTGCTATGCGCCGCAGGTAGTTTTTTTCTTGAATTAATGTTCCGTCCCTGTCTAAAAAGACGGCGGGGCTTTTATTAACTGTAGCATTTCTAACCAAAGTTCTTCTCCTTGTATAAATTCAAGCTTGATGCGAACTTCATAAAATCTTTCGGCGGATTTAGGGTCTAACCTTGCCAGAGCATCTTTTAGCCGTACGGCATCTTTTGAAGTTGTAACTACAGGTATTCTATCTACCGAAGTTGTAAGAATATCTACAAGCTCGCGCACCTTATACCAGTGATGGTCCCTAAAAGCAAAACGTTTTGCCACACTCATTTCAATTCCATGAAGTGTATCTATAAATGAACGGTTTTCGGCAATGGCACAAAGCGCTATTGCCTGACGGCCAAAAAACTTTCCAACAGGATAAATTGTGCCATCTACCACTCTTTTTATATCTGAAACAACATACTTGCAAAGCGCAATAGGACAATTGGCATACTTGGAAATTGTTGATTGCAAGCGTGCGACTTCTTCTGGTTCAACCTTGTCACAATTATTTATTACTACAAAAGAAGCTCGCTTAAATGCTTTAAGCCCCTCTCTAAGAATTCCGGCCGGAATCAGAAATCCATTACCAAAGGGGTTTAGCGCATTAACACAAACTATATCTACATTGCGCTTTAGTGCCCAGTGTTGAAAACCATCGTCTAGAATAAAAACATCTACAGGGTAATTTTTTAGCGCATAATCCGCGCCGCGCCGTCTATTGGGACTTGAAATAACCAACGCACCTGGAACTTGGCAGGCAAGCATAAAGGGTTCATCACCGCAAGAATCAACAGAACAACTTGCATCTTTTGGATCCGCCACAAAGATTTTTAAAGAACTTGATTTTCTGCCGTATCCCCTGCTTAAAACTGCAGGTAACATACCACGCTCAAGAATGTCTTTTGCAATCCGAGCAACAACCGGCGTTTTGCCTGAGCC
This window harbors:
- a CDS encoding glutamine synthetase III; this encodes MKKSKNVNTKTGIEKLYGENVFGLKNMHKYLSPKTFASLSATIKEGRTIDCKIADEVAVAMRKWAVAKGATHFTHWFQPLTGTTAEKHDSFISTDGEGGVVMKFSGKELIQGEPDASSFPSGGLRATFEARGYTAWDPTSPAFVKESETGAVLCIPTAFYSYNGEALDKKTPLLRSIDALSKQLLRVGKLFGVKSQGIRPYATLGPEQEYFLIDKEFYLQRLDLIQTGRTLFGARPAKHQQMEDHYFGAIKPRVLAFMEELDRELWKLGIPSKTRHNEVAPAQFEIAPIFEEQNHAIDHNMLTMETLRQVADKHGFVCLLHEKPFAGINGSGKHNNWSICGADGKNWLTPGDNPHENAKFLAVICALIRAIDKNAGLLRATVATAGNDHRLGANEAPPAIISIFLGEQLTDIIEQIEKGGAKTSKEGGTLEVGVTALPKLDRDVTDRNRTSPFAFTGNKFEFRAVGSNQSCSGSNIVLNTIMAESLDELCTELEAANTKGANFNQALQKILQKIVKNHKRVLFNGDNYTEDWHKEAEERGLPNLKNTPAALEEFAKPSAIELFEKYKVLSKVELHSRYEIYKEQYEKIIKFETGVSIDMVKTLIIPAVVKYQNELALAVANMKSVGQNIENTQSLLSEVSELFENGITELKKLERANGGHDALKMVDGMIELRRIVDALEGVMPRELWPMPTYAEMLFIM
- the rfaE1 gene encoding D-glycero-beta-D-manno-heptose-7-phosphate kinase, translated to MDKKKLLAAINKFAQKKILVIGDLMLDRFVWGKVSRISPEAPVPVVEVKRESGALGGAGNVANNITAFGAQVSVIGVYGADQDGHLLKEELSQRGISTKYLVQDSARPTIVKTRIIASHQQIVRVDKEVKGNFSNKIIDEIISKITSVLKEVDAVIISDYGKGVINAPVLKKAITLAKKNKIPITVDPKIEHFLYYKGVSCITPNTAEAIAGMRYKEVSQDKDIIELGKKILKTLKSESVLITRSEKGMTLFEPNNKTTHIPTRAREVFDVTGAGDTVIATFTLALATGLSLAESAEVANFAAGLVVAKVGTATTSVQELKKVINEFNEK
- a CDS encoding HAD-IIIA family hydrolase — protein: MVRNATVNKSPAVFLDRDGTLIQEKNYLRRIADLKFIKGAIEAIKLLRTKGFKIFIVTNQSGIARGYFSEKKLLQIHDSLEKKLSQKGTWVDGIYYCSHGPDDNCSCRKPKTAMVKRAQREHKINLKKSYVIGDHPADFMLAKNMGGKGVLVLSGHGKYGHKNTLSKNSVQKPDKITKNILSAAKWIVKDCSIVILLITFFVLTSFGIDVSTKSYTIKYGNTLYIPPAPIENIQVDQEVISTQIAPTEFIWRTEKNSAFGSNEKLEFSVNWKFINVGSAKMQVMGVDEVSKREAYHIYTEANTAPFFDTFFKVRDTNESWIDTQSLCTLKFASHISEGGYKKNETTIYDQPNGKFSCIEEPNKAGNIPLWVQDVLSALYYLRTKELEVGKSYSIDAHTGNSAWPLTVEVVKKEKVKVTAGEFECFVVIPAVRENAGIFQAKGKLWVWLTADSRKMPVLLRSKIAIGSIYAILEKYSN
- the lpxK gene encoding tetraacyldisaccharide 4'-kinase, translated to MNILLVPFSLIYTALSWLLKKTRKAHALPKTVISVGNITWGGSGKTPVVARIAKDILERGMLPAVLSRGYGRKSSSLKIFVADPKDASCSVDSCGDEPFMLACQVPGALVISSPNRRRGADYALKNYPVDVFILDDGFQHWALKRNVDIVCVNALNPFGNGFLIPAGILREGLKAFKRASFVVINNCDKVEPEEVARLQSTISKYANCPIALCKYVVSDIKRVVDGTIYPVGKFFGRQAIALCAIAENRSFIDTLHGIEMSVAKRFAFRDHHWYKVRELVDILTTSVDRIPVVTTSKDAVRLKDALARLDPKSAERFYEVRIKLEFIQGEELWLEMLQLIKAPPSF